From the Halococcus sediminicola genome, the window GCTCGTCGGTGTTGTCTTGCTTGTCGGAGCAGGACTAAGCGTTGCACCAGCATCTCTCGCACAGGACAGCGGTGTCGAAACACCCACCCCGAGCAACGACGGCGGTGAGAACGATCCATACGACTGTTCGGATTTCGATTCCCGCGAGGAGGTGAATGCGGTATTCGACCCGGACGATGATGTCTCGAACCTCGACGACGATGGTGACGGCGTCGCGTGCGAGGGACAGTTCCCACCTGCGGACTCCGATGGCGGGGCTGCGGCTTTGACTACGACCGCAACCGAGACAGCTACCGAAACGGGCACTGTTGAACAGGCAGCAACCGACACCGATACGGAAACTCAGACGGCAGCGGCAACCGAAACGGAAACCGCAATCTCGACCGAGGACGAGACTCAGGCCGAAACTGAAGATGAGGGCGACAGCTCCACTAGCGGTGAAGAAACCACCGAAGGCATCGACCGCGATCAGAGTACCGACAGTGACGGCGACGCGAGCACGGAGGGCGATACCGTCTACTACCAACTGGACTTCGTGAAGGGTGAGCCAATCGAGCATCTCGACTGGCCCGATGGCACGTACACGAACGACCAGTTGATCCGCTTCGCCCACGGGAGTACCGACGAGCCGATCACCCGACGTTCGGACGGCGAGTTCACTACCGACGAGGCGCTCGCCGAGCGCATCGATAGTCAGAACATCGAAGTTGAGGATGGCACTGCGACGATCACGTTCACGGTCGCCGACGGCGAGGCCGTGACACTCTCGTTGGCGAGCTACACGAAACCTGACCCGACGTGGGACCCCGAAGACGAGGATGATCAGGTGTTCGTCGATGCCCAGACGCGCACCTTTGAGTCGGGAACCCACACCCTGACCGTCGATCTCCCGACTGAAGCTGGAACCGAGTCCCCGACTGAAAACGACACTGACACGGGCGACGGCGCAACCTTGAGCAACGAAACGGATGGAGATGAGGGCACTGAGAACGCGACGACGCTTACCGTACTATCGTACAACGACATTCAGACGGCCGCCGCGAAGGACGGCAACTTCTCGCAGCTGGTCACTTTGATCGAGCAACGACGGCAGGCACACGACAACCCGACCGTCGTGGTGGGCGGCGGCGATCAGATCGCTCCGCACGCGCTCGGGCCGGTGAGTCAGTGGCGCGCGCCGGTCGATGTGTTGAACCTCATTGACCCGGCCGCGGACACCGTCGGTAACCACGACCTCGACTACGGATTGGCGGCGTTTGCAAACGCTTCCGACGCCTCCGAGTTCCCGTGGCTTGCGACGAACCTCGAAAACGCCAGCACTGGTGAGCCAATCGACGGTGCGAAACGATACGAGATTGTCGAGCGAAACGGCGTCCGAGTCGCGTTCATCGGGCTGGCTGACGCCGCGATCCGGAACAAGACGAACGTCGCGTTCGGCGAGAACACCACCCGACTCACGGATTTCCGTGAGGTCGGTCCCGAAACCGCCGCGATGCTCAAAGAAGAGAAGAACGTCGATACCGTGGTCGCGCTCGCCCACACCGGCGTGCCGGAAGCGAAGGAACTCGCACGAGCCGACGACGGGGCAATCGACGCGATAGCGGTCGGCGACGACGAAATCTACTACCCACCGCAGGAAACATCCGGTACTGTGATCACTGAAGCGCGTGCTCGCGCGGAGCATCTTGGCGAACTCAACCTCACTATCGAGAACGGCGAGGTCGTCGGGTGGAACGGACGGATCATCAACGTCACCGACGCGACCCCGAAAAACGAGACGGCATCCGAAATCATTACCGAGTACCGCAGCGCGGAGCTTCCGGGGACGAACGCCAGCTTCGATGAGGAAATCGTCCGCTCGGGGACGCCGCTCGACGCACGGTTCGCCTCGAATTACGCCGGTGAAACAGGATATGGCAACCTCATCACCGACGCGATGCGAAACGAGACCGGCGCGGATATCGCCATCACGAACGCCGGTGGCATCCGCTCGGATCAGGTGTACGGTCCCGGAAACATCACGGCCGGCGACGTGTACAACACGCTGCCGTTCTCGAACACGCTCGTCACGGTCGAAGTAACCGGAGCCGAGCTGAAGTCGGTGCTTGCGAGCCAGATCGGCTCGGGCGACGTTGGCTCGCAGGTCAGCGGCATAACCTTCGATTGGACCAACGGCACGGATGGTGCGAAGGTACAGAACGTGACCGTCAGCGGCGAACCGCTCGACGAGGACGCGACGTACACGCTCACGGTCAACAGCTTCATGGCCGACGGTGGCGACAACTACCCGCTCGCCGACAAGCCGCGGGTCAGCGAGACGGACACGCTGCTCGCCACGACTGTCATCGAGTACATGCAGACGCGGGAGACGATTGCACCGACGCCCAAAAACCGAATCGAGCAGGTCAGTTCGGACGTTGAGAGCAGCAGTACGAACGCAACGGCGAGCATCGGGGCAGCACACGGTATCGGAGCGGTTGCGACGTAGAGCCAAGTCCTGCCAACCGCTGAACGCAGCTACTACTGTCTTGATTTCCGCAAGCCTACTACTTAGGATGCTTGCAAACCGCTTGTCAACATGCCTTTCGAGGGGACTATTACGTCGATCCACCAGATGACTCCGCAGGTGAAACAGTTCGTCATCGAAGCCGACGATGAGTTCGAGTTCGAACCCGGCCAGCACACGACTGTGCGGTTCGAGCGCCGCGATTCTGACGAAGATGAAGACGAGCAGGTCGTCCGTCCATACACGGCCACCAACACGCCCGGCAGCAACCAGCTCACGCTTGCGATCAAGCGCTATGACGACGGTACTGCCTCGGTGTATATGCACGAGCGCGAGATGGGTGACACAGTAACGCTCGGCGATCTCGGCGGGAATCTCACCCTTCGAAACGCCGACGAAAACGTGGCGTTCGTCTCCACAGGGACGGGAATCACGCCGATGATGGCAATGCTCAAACAGTATCTTGAGGTCGGATCGGGTGACGTCGATTTCTTCTACGGCGAGAAGAACCAAGAGAACATCATGTACCGTGAGACGCTCGACCAGCTCGCCACGGAGCACGACCAGCTATCGGTCGTGTACTCGCTTTCCGAGGAGGGGTGGGACGGCCCAACTGGCCACGTCCAGAATCACATCGAGGATTATCTCGACGATCTCGACAGGGACTTCTACGTCTGTGGCGTCCCACAGATGGTCGTCGATACCAAGAATCGTCTCGGCGAACTGGGCGTTTCCGACGACCGCGTGTTCTCCGAAGGATG encodes:
- a CDS encoding ferredoxin--NADP reductase — protein: MPFEGTITSIHQMTPQVKQFVIEADDEFEFEPGQHTTVRFERRDSDEDEDEQVVRPYTATNTPGSNQLTLAIKRYDDGTASVYMHEREMGDTVTLGDLGGNLTLRNADENVAFVSTGTGITPMMAMLKQYLEVGSGDVDFFYGEKNQENIMYRETLDQLATEHDQLSVVYSLSEEGWDGPTGHVQNHIEDYLDDLDRDFYVCGVPQMVVDTKNRLGELGVSDDRVFSEGWEDGEVEE
- a CDS encoding bifunctional metallophosphatase/5'-nucleotidase, encoding MINRVSTKQILALVGVVLLVGAGLSVAPASLAQDSGVETPTPSNDGGENDPYDCSDFDSREEVNAVFDPDDDVSNLDDDGDGVACEGQFPPADSDGGAAALTTTATETATETGTVEQAATDTDTETQTAAATETETAISTEDETQAETEDEGDSSTSGEETTEGIDRDQSTDSDGDASTEGDTVYYQLDFVKGEPIEHLDWPDGTYTNDQLIRFAHGSTDEPITRRSDGEFTTDEALAERIDSQNIEVEDGTATITFTVADGEAVTLSLASYTKPDPTWDPEDEDDQVFVDAQTRTFESGTHTLTVDLPTEAGTESPTENDTDTGDGATLSNETDGDEGTENATTLTVLSYNDIQTAAAKDGNFSQLVTLIEQRRQAHDNPTVVVGGGDQIAPHALGPVSQWRAPVDVLNLIDPAADTVGNHDLDYGLAAFANASDASEFPWLATNLENASTGEPIDGAKRYEIVERNGVRVAFIGLADAAIRNKTNVAFGENTTRLTDFREVGPETAAMLKEEKNVDTVVALAHTGVPEAKELARADDGAIDAIAVGDDEIYYPPQETSGTVITEARARAEHLGELNLTIENGEVVGWNGRIINVTDATPKNETASEIITEYRSAELPGTNASFDEEIVRSGTPLDARFASNYAGETGYGNLITDAMRNETGADIAITNAGGIRSDQVYGPGNITAGDVYNTLPFSNTLVTVEVTGAELKSVLASQIGSGDVGSQVSGITFDWTNGTDGAKVQNVTVSGEPLDEDATYTLTVNSFMADGGDNYPLADKPRVSETDTLLATTVIEYMQTRETIAPTPKNRIEQVSSDVESSSTNATASIGAAHGIGAVAT